The following is a genomic window from Planktothrix sp. FACHB-1365.
TCCAAAAGAATGTTATTAAATAGAAACCCTTTAAACCCTAAAAAAATTATTAAAACAACGGCTATTGTATTGGGGTTGAGTAGTTTTAGTGGTGTCCTACTGGCTACAACTCAAGCCCAGTCTAAATCAACAATTTCCCTTGTCAAAACCGAGCTTTCTAGTTCTGAAAATATTACTCAAAAAGATAATTTAGAATTAAAATTTGAGCGTCATTTTAAAGAATTAGGAATTGAGGGTTCAATTATTATTTATGACTCCAATCGTAATCACTTCTATCAATATAACCCCACCCGCAATCAAACACCCTTCTTACCTGCTTCTACGTTTAAAATTCTCAATTCCTTGATTGCGCTAGAAACTCAAGTGATTGCAGATGAAAAAACAGTGCTAACTTGGGATGGAATACAACGCTCTATTCCGGGGTGGAATCAAGACCTAAATATGAGAGAAGCCTTCAAAGTTTCTGCGGTTTGGTTTTATCAAATTTTAGCGAGACGTGTGGGTTATGAACAGATGAAATATTGGGTAACTCAAGCAGACTACGGTAACAAAACCATCGGAAAAGCCGAAAATATTGATCATTTTTGGTTGGATGGAGAGTTGCGAATTACCCCTCAAGAGCAAATCCAATTCTTGCGACGTCTCTACAGCAATGAATTACCGTTTTCTATGCGATCGCTATCCCTTGTAAAAGATATCATGGTTGTCGAAAAAACTCAAGATTATACCATCCGAGCAAAAACGGGTTGGGAGAGCAAAGGAAACCCAAATATTGGTTGGTATGTAGGCTATTTAGAACAGAATCAGAATGTTTATTTTTTTGCGACTAATATTGATATTCGTAAGCCAGAAGATGCAGACGCTCGTAAGGTGCTAACCCGTCGTTGTCTTCAAGAGCTTTCACTCGCACTACATTGACACCCTCACCCCACCGTTAAGCAAAGCTGTAACTATAGTCCCTTCAAACCGAGATTATAGATAATTTTACTAACTTAACTCGGTTTAACTAAAATTAGATTTCCTTCTACTTTAGCAATATAAGGTTTTAATCCTTGATGAGCAGGGCCTTTCATCAGTTGACCGTTTGCTGTGAATTGAGAACCGTGACAAGGACATAGAAATTCTTCTTTATTTCCTTTCCATTTCACAACACAACCTGCATGGGGACAAGTGGGATTAACGACAAAAATATCTTGTGAGTTTTTCTGATTATGAATCACTAAAGCGGGAATTTTAGAGTTAAGAAGAGATCCCTTTTTATCCAGTTCTTGAATTGTTCCTACTGGGATAAAACCATCAGGACGAGTGGAGGGATTAGCAGCAGTTGTTGGCTTAGAACAGATAGCTAAAACCAAGGGAAAAAAACTGGCTAAACTTCCGACACCAACCCAAGCTAAAAAAGTTCTACGGTTCATATAGTTTCAACGAACTAGCCTGACGATTATTTATTATAACAAAATTTTTTATTTATCTAAAAATTTGATTTCAATTTCTTGAGCCGATAAAGGTTGAGCCAATAAATAACCTTGATCATTATTATTAAATAGAGGGGAAATTGATTAGTTTTTCTCTTTGGCTAATATTTCTTGAATTGTACTTGTGAGTTGACTCAGTTTAACAGGTTTAGCCAGATAGTCATTAGCACCTGCTTCTAAGCATTTTTCTTGATCGCTTGTCGCTGCTAAGGCAGTCAGAGCAATAATGGGAATCGTTGCTAATCGGTGATCGCTATGCTTACGAATCTGTTTAATCGCTTCTAAACCATCCATAACTGGCATCTGAATATCCATCAAAATTAGGTTGGGACTCTGTGATTTAGCAATATCAATCGCCTCTTGACCATTTTTTGCTAAGATAACCTGGTATCCTTTTGCCTTCAGATAACGAGAAGTCGTAATAATATTAGCTTCATGATCTTCTGCCAACAGAATCACAGGTGATGTTTCTAAGACTTGAGTTATGGGATTTTTGCCCCCATCTAAA
Proteins encoded in this region:
- the blaOXA gene encoding class D beta-lactamase produces the protein MLLNRNPLNPKKIIKTTAIVLGLSSFSGVLLATTQAQSKSTISLVKTELSSSENITQKDNLELKFERHFKELGIEGSIIIYDSNRNHFYQYNPTRNQTPFLPASTFKILNSLIALETQVIADEKTVLTWDGIQRSIPGWNQDLNMREAFKVSAVWFYQILARRVGYEQMKYWVTQADYGNKTIGKAENIDHFWLDGELRITPQEQIQFLRRLYSNELPFSMRSLSLVKDIMVVEKTQDYTIRAKTGWESKGNPNIGWYVGYLEQNQNVYFFATNIDIRKPEDADARKVLTRRCLQELSLALH
- a CDS encoding ubiquinol-cytochrome c reductase iron-sulfur subunit — encoded protein: MNRRTFLAWVGVGSLASFFPLVLAICSKPTTAANPSTRPDGFIPVGTIQELDKKGSLLNSKIPALVIHNQKNSQDIFVVNPTCPHAGCVVKWKGNKEEFLCPCHGSQFTANGQLMKGPAHQGLKPYIAKVEGNLILVKPS